A single genomic interval of Stieleria maiorica harbors:
- a CDS encoding BatA domain-containing protein, with protein sequence MTFVNTTLLIALAAVGIPIALHLIARKEPRQVVFPSVRLLTQRFETNRSKVRVRRWWLLALRIAAFAVLALALARPVIAGTLSMTWSTIGILSLAGIALLAMASVAAGKPNQKHLVWALLGAAGFVLVAALGWAGYTLASGTKPQIDDATPVALAIVVDNAPLSAWRSAEETQLNRLRDAAKQLILAATRESRIAVIDRSSAPAAFSLDVTGALSKTDALQALEVVQSLESRVEAAARLLQTSEIPSRQLVVLSGLAESSFSAESPESSMAALLESSDIRVTVWDMGGYVGSNRSVSLPTLSDTSPAPETSIAVAAVLSLGGVDATLGGTDAEVSESGQDNEPSPSATPSGRSLNVTAECVLYPSSPAMPVVRDGEIVRPPAKPVDRLSVTLQPGRDVELQMTLPPLSVGLHHGAIRLIGEDALAIDDASYFSVAVLPPSRLLLIGDQAEEAEEIAWAVSAPAPIDDPSSQYAIERIGYDDLAASRMTDFDGVILLDPPESALGEPELTRYRDRGGSVFVAVGDRLGQGQVAVDGWPLFRRRWRVPDPGTFLEISAVSHPALVTLANTPGGVPFQDFRIHQYWQLASSSRTQVLMRYAGTEHAALVQWASEAIGNDQGSADLTSGTRAGRILVLTTPIPAIAPPSSTWNQLFQSDEYWPAFSLVRDVTRYVTGRSAESWTTQVGAPVSIPIRHQAATGADGNPRRLQWFPPVGATPVPINLPPGNSSEGDLASRIVVGQPKHSGVHWIRGDETGLGFTANLQREKLSTTRLDSDRLERLFGPDQLRQIDSLEEMDWTATDGTQVVSLWSPIMLLALLVFMLEQVLGNRFYRRSAATTSGSAVRRSAA encoded by the coding sequence GTGACCTTTGTAAATACCACCTTATTGATCGCGCTGGCCGCCGTCGGGATCCCGATCGCGTTGCACCTGATCGCGCGGAAAGAACCCAGGCAGGTGGTGTTTCCGTCGGTGCGGTTGCTGACACAGCGATTCGAAACCAACCGCAGCAAGGTCCGCGTGCGGCGCTGGTGGTTGTTGGCGTTACGCATCGCCGCCTTCGCCGTTCTCGCGCTCGCGTTGGCACGCCCGGTGATCGCCGGGACGCTCTCGATGACCTGGTCGACCATCGGGATCCTATCGCTCGCGGGGATCGCGTTATTGGCGATGGCTTCGGTCGCTGCGGGCAAGCCGAACCAAAAACACTTGGTCTGGGCGCTGTTGGGCGCTGCCGGATTCGTCCTGGTCGCCGCGCTTGGCTGGGCCGGCTACACCCTGGCCAGCGGCACCAAACCCCAGATCGATGACGCGACGCCGGTTGCCTTGGCGATCGTCGTTGACAATGCACCTCTGTCGGCTTGGCGTTCGGCGGAGGAAACCCAACTGAACCGGCTCCGTGACGCCGCCAAGCAACTGATCTTGGCGGCCACCCGGGAAAGCCGCATCGCCGTCATTGATCGCTCGAGCGCCCCCGCCGCATTTTCGCTTGACGTGACCGGGGCATTGTCCAAGACCGACGCCCTACAGGCCCTGGAGGTCGTCCAGTCGCTGGAGTCGCGGGTCGAAGCGGCGGCCCGATTGCTGCAAACCAGCGAGATACCGTCACGGCAACTGGTGGTCTTAAGCGGATTGGCCGAGTCGAGTTTCTCCGCCGAGTCGCCGGAATCGTCGATGGCCGCGCTGCTGGAGTCGTCGGACATTCGCGTGACCGTTTGGGACATGGGCGGCTACGTCGGTTCGAATCGATCTGTTTCGTTGCCGACACTTTCGGATACCTCTCCCGCCCCCGAAACATCGATTGCGGTCGCCGCCGTGTTGTCGCTCGGCGGCGTGGATGCGACTCTGGGAGGAACCGATGCCGAGGTTTCGGAGTCGGGGCAGGACAATGAACCAAGTCCATCAGCCACACCGTCGGGGCGATCGCTGAACGTCACCGCCGAATGTGTGTTGTATCCCAGCAGCCCCGCGATGCCGGTGGTGCGCGACGGAGAGATTGTTCGTCCCCCGGCCAAACCGGTCGACCGATTGAGTGTGACGTTGCAACCGGGCCGTGACGTGGAATTGCAGATGACGTTGCCGCCGCTTTCCGTCGGTTTGCACCACGGGGCGATCCGTTTGATCGGCGAGGATGCGTTGGCGATCGACGATGCGAGTTACTTTAGCGTCGCCGTGTTGCCGCCGAGTCGATTGTTGTTGATCGGCGATCAGGCGGAGGAAGCGGAGGAGATCGCCTGGGCAGTGTCGGCTCCGGCGCCGATCGACGACCCGTCATCACAGTATGCGATCGAGCGGATCGGCTACGACGATCTGGCTGCATCACGAATGACAGATTTCGACGGCGTGATCTTGCTTGACCCGCCCGAGAGCGCGCTCGGTGAACCGGAACTGACTCGATACCGTGATCGGGGCGGCAGCGTGTTTGTGGCTGTCGGCGATCGGTTGGGACAAGGGCAGGTCGCCGTCGATGGTTGGCCACTGTTTCGTCGACGCTGGCGTGTTCCCGATCCGGGGACCTTTCTGGAAATCTCCGCCGTCTCGCATCCCGCATTGGTCACGCTGGCCAACACGCCCGGCGGGGTACCGTTTCAAGATTTCCGCATCCACCAGTACTGGCAGCTCGCATCCTCCAGCCGAACGCAGGTGTTGATGCGCTACGCCGGCACCGAGCATGCGGCGTTGGTCCAGTGGGCTTCGGAAGCAATTGGCAATGACCAGGGTTCCGCTGACCTGACATCGGGCACGCGAGCGGGGCGGATCCTGGTGCTGACCACTCCGATCCCAGCCATCGCGCCGCCATCGTCGACCTGGAACCAATTGTTTCAATCCGACGAGTATTGGCCGGCGTTTTCGTTGGTCCGCGACGTGACCCGTTACGTGACCGGACGCAGCGCCGAATCCTGGACGACGCAGGTCGGTGCCCCGGTTTCGATCCCTATCCGTCATCAAGCCGCAACCGGAGCGGACGGAAACCCGCGCCGATTGCAATGGTTTCCACCGGTCGGGGCGACGCCGGTTCCGATCAATCTTCCCCCCGGCAACTCATCCGAAGGGGACCTGGCATCGCGAATCGTGGTCGGGCAACCGAAACACAGCGGCGTGCACTGGATTCGCGGCGACGAAACCGGACTCGGCTTCACCGCCAACTTGCAACGCGAGAAGTTGTCGACCACGCGTTTGGATTCCGACCGATTGGAACGCCTGTTTGGTCCCGATCAGTTGCGGCAAATCGATTCGCTCGAAGAGATGGATTGGACGGCCACCGATGGCACCCAAGTCGTTTCGTTGTGGTCCCCCATCATGCTGTTGGCGCTGCTGGTTTTCATGCTGGAACAGGTTTTGGGCAATCGCTTCTATCGTCGCTCTGCTGCGACAACGTCCGGATCCGCGGTTCGGAGATCGGCGGCATGA
- a CDS encoding VWA domain-containing protein has translation MTRFTLEPLYGSLWVALAAAAAVVAVIALVTPPTEDPSKRKWLILLRSLAGIVLLIAAMRPTLVRTDNRPAAATLVVAVDTSRSMSLPDGDGTDRWASQKTALRKLFAEVGRLDDMLDVHLIRYDSISESVAQAQERDAIARLADRLDSMQPLGDETNLGLAMQGAIDASAGKPMAGVVLLGDGTQTAVGGAERQAADQSTAARRGAEVLDALAVPLWTVPIGPPSTDASARDVALTNLPDSFQLFAGNQFEVSVTVQANGLARRQIPVAVSWIAADGTKTEARSRQIDPSGARETLALTIPMTAPDPGLYRLQVQAATQEGEWVTSNNTQTAFVDVREGGGRILILEGPGRPEQTFLRRSLRRFPDLELDYAPIRGDRTWPVSLDAVLKPGRYDIFIIGDLDSNALGNAQLEELAARVSDGAGLITLGGLQTYGTGGYGDGKLVDVLPIKMDPSRRRPPTRGVMTPAERAARSDSQLPGPIKVQFARRHPIVDLGGPNPAAVWDSLPELRGANRLVGAKVAAGVQTLLETEDKEPLLVIGSYGKGRVASLAIDETYRWWRAGKAEVHQRFWRQLMLWLMSREESGGDRLIAEMDVRRFESDSRPEFRARLLSVGDVVDDVTLSAVVVDEQGKETPLDVTATAGGQPRISGQIPELEPGFYKLVVRADGDASVEPDEVAFQVTETSRELARPMADPVYMKQLADLTADHGGASFDPQQIDALIETIAAKRRSAETPVIEKNRLGDGPGSGWLVFTLFAGALSVEWFLRRRWGMV, from the coding sequence ATGACGCGATTCACCCTGGAACCGCTGTATGGATCGCTTTGGGTGGCACTGGCGGCGGCCGCGGCCGTCGTCGCGGTCATCGCGTTGGTCACGCCGCCGACCGAGGATCCGTCCAAGCGAAAGTGGTTGATCTTGCTGCGGTCGCTGGCCGGCATCGTGCTGTTGATCGCCGCAATGCGACCGACGTTGGTTCGCACCGACAACCGTCCCGCCGCGGCGACGCTGGTGGTCGCGGTCGATACCTCACGCAGCATGTCGCTGCCCGACGGTGACGGGACGGATCGATGGGCCAGCCAAAAGACGGCGCTGCGAAAGCTGTTCGCGGAAGTCGGCCGGCTGGATGACATGCTGGACGTCCACCTGATCCGCTATGATTCCATCTCCGAATCGGTCGCGCAGGCACAAGAGCGAGACGCAATCGCAAGACTGGCCGACCGTTTGGATTCGATGCAGCCACTCGGCGACGAAACCAATCTCGGGTTGGCGATGCAGGGGGCGATCGACGCGTCGGCGGGTAAACCGATGGCCGGTGTGGTCCTGTTGGGTGACGGGACTCAAACCGCGGTCGGTGGTGCGGAGCGTCAGGCCGCTGATCAAAGTACTGCCGCCCGCCGCGGTGCCGAAGTGCTTGATGCGCTTGCCGTTCCGCTGTGGACGGTCCCGATCGGACCGCCCAGCACCGACGCTTCGGCACGTGACGTCGCACTGACCAACTTGCCGGACAGCTTCCAACTGTTCGCCGGAAACCAATTTGAAGTTTCCGTGACCGTGCAGGCGAACGGTTTGGCCCGCCGACAAATCCCGGTCGCCGTTTCGTGGATCGCCGCCGATGGAACCAAGACCGAAGCGCGGTCGCGACAGATCGATCCGAGTGGGGCGCGGGAAACGCTCGCGCTGACGATTCCGATGACCGCACCCGATCCGGGGCTGTATCGTTTGCAAGTCCAAGCAGCGACCCAGGAAGGCGAATGGGTGACCAGCAACAACACCCAAACCGCCTTCGTCGACGTCCGCGAAGGCGGCGGCCGCATTTTGATTCTGGAAGGTCCCGGCCGACCGGAACAAACGTTTCTGCGCCGTTCACTGCGCCGATTTCCTGATTTGGAACTCGACTACGCGCCGATCCGGGGCGACCGGACCTGGCCGGTTTCGTTGGACGCCGTTTTAAAACCCGGACGCTACGACATCTTCATCATCGGCGACCTCGATTCCAATGCCTTGGGAAACGCCCAACTGGAGGAACTGGCCGCACGGGTCAGCGACGGCGCCGGCCTGATCACGCTCGGCGGACTGCAGACCTACGGGACCGGTGGTTACGGTGACGGGAAACTGGTCGACGTGCTGCCGATCAAGATGGATCCCTCGCGACGCCGCCCGCCGACACGCGGAGTGATGACTCCGGCGGAGCGAGCGGCACGTTCCGATTCTCAACTCCCCGGGCCGATCAAAGTGCAATTTGCACGTCGCCATCCGATCGTCGATCTCGGCGGACCGAATCCGGCAGCGGTTTGGGATTCGTTGCCGGAGCTTCGCGGTGCGAATCGGTTGGTCGGCGCCAAGGTTGCCGCCGGCGTGCAAACGTTGCTGGAAACCGAAGATAAAGAACCACTGTTGGTGATCGGCAGCTACGGCAAGGGACGGGTGGCGTCGTTGGCGATCGACGAGACGTACCGTTGGTGGCGGGCAGGCAAAGCGGAGGTCCATCAACGGTTTTGGCGTCAGTTGATGTTGTGGTTGATGTCGCGTGAAGAATCCGGTGGCGACCGCTTGATCGCCGAGATGGACGTGCGCCGTTTTGAATCTGACAGTAGGCCCGAGTTTCGCGCCCGGCTATTAAGCGTCGGTGATGTCGTCGACGACGTCACGTTATCTGCAGTGGTGGTCGACGAACAGGGCAAGGAAACACCGCTGGATGTCACGGCGACGGCCGGCGGCCAGCCCCGAATCAGCGGACAGATCCCCGAACTGGAACCGGGTTTCTACAAACTTGTCGTCCGCGCCGACGGTGATGCCTCCGTCGAGCCGGATGAAGTCGCCTTTCAAGTCACCGAAACCAGTCGCGAACTGGCACGCCCGATGGCCGACCCGGTTTACATGAAACAGCTAGCCGACCTGACCGCCGACCACGGTGGAGCGTCATTCGATCCGCAACAGATCGACGCCTTGATCGAGACGATTGCCGCGAAACGACGCAGTGCCGAGACACCCGTGATTGAAAAGAATCGCTTAGGCGACGGCCCCGGCAGCGGTTGGTTGGTGTTCACCCTGTTCGCCGGCGCGCTGAGCGTGGAATGGTTTCTACGAAGACGATGGGGAATGGTCTAG
- a CDS encoding MerR family transcriptional regulator → MSEPTDTNDPAPLRILSCSNPGRHDDSAPPDAPDDADERVKDNASEFEIASLSLNTAPDDPGGDDSDSDDEERDVESAAEDAPSGKTGESDPASFVDKRIALFGRFGSMSHREAANVLQSFQAVVVDLPRRSSSSPAKKSVDSGDTSADRLTVDLVVIGADQPPLSQGELLPPGVIDAAARGELEIIHETELWQRLGLFDVGRSAQRYYTPVMLADLLGVSVRVVRRWQRLGLITPVTTLHKLPYFDYTEVATAKRLAGWMSAGASPAAIERRLVDLIQVLPNIRRPLDQLSILVEGKHILLRQGDGLVEPGGQMRFDFDALETDAEPARDVLAFEPPDQPPMLRSVAPAEHDPILEAAYQAEDEDDLETAIDLYHTILARDGARAEICFQIGELLYRMNFLIAARERYYSAIEIDPEFVEARASLGAVLAELGQLELAVAALRGALSMHEDYADVHYTLAKTLDRLGDDLQALQHWQRIVQLAPDSPWAAEARERLGI, encoded by the coding sequence TTGTCCGAGCCGACCGACACGAACGATCCGGCGCCCCTTCGCATCCTCTCCTGCTCCAATCCCGGTCGGCACGACGACTCCGCCCCTCCCGACGCGCCAGACGATGCCGACGAACGCGTCAAGGACAACGCCAGCGAATTCGAGATCGCTTCATTGAGCTTGAACACCGCCCCGGATGACCCGGGCGGCGATGACTCAGACAGCGATGACGAAGAACGCGATGTGGAGTCCGCCGCCGAAGACGCTCCGTCGGGCAAAACCGGCGAGAGCGATCCGGCAAGTTTTGTCGACAAACGGATCGCACTGTTCGGCCGTTTCGGCAGCATGAGTCATCGTGAAGCGGCCAACGTGCTGCAGTCGTTTCAAGCGGTCGTGGTGGATCTGCCCCGGCGTTCATCCTCGAGCCCGGCCAAAAAATCGGTTGATTCGGGCGACACCTCCGCGGACCGCTTGACGGTCGACCTGGTGGTCATCGGCGCCGACCAGCCCCCCCTCTCCCAGGGCGAGTTACTGCCGCCCGGCGTGATCGATGCCGCGGCCCGCGGCGAGCTGGAAATCATCCACGAAACCGAACTCTGGCAGCGGCTGGGGCTGTTCGATGTCGGACGCTCGGCGCAACGTTATTACACGCCGGTCATGTTGGCCGACTTGCTGGGCGTTTCGGTGCGCGTGGTCCGGCGTTGGCAACGACTGGGTCTGATCACGCCGGTAACGACGCTGCACAAGCTGCCTTACTTCGACTACACCGAGGTCGCCACCGCCAAGCGACTGGCCGGCTGGATGTCCGCCGGGGCCAGCCCCGCGGCGATCGAACGTCGGTTGGTGGATTTGATCCAAGTGCTTCCCAATATCCGTCGACCACTCGACCAACTCTCGATTCTGGTCGAGGGCAAACACATTCTGCTGCGGCAAGGCGATGGATTGGTCGAACCGGGCGGTCAGATGCGGTTCGATTTCGATGCGTTGGAAACCGACGCGGAACCGGCACGCGACGTCCTGGCGTTCGAACCGCCCGACCAACCGCCGATGTTGCGCTCCGTCGCCCCGGCGGAGCACGATCCGATTTTAGAAGCCGCGTATCAAGCCGAAGATGAAGACGACTTGGAAACCGCGATCGATTTGTATCACACGATCTTGGCCCGCGACGGCGCCCGAGCCGAAATATGCTTCCAGATCGGTGAACTGCTGTATCGAATGAACTTTCTGATCGCCGCACGCGAGCGGTATTACAGCGCGATCGAAATCGACCCCGAATTTGTCGAAGCCCGGGCCAGCTTGGGCGCCGTGCTGGCCGAACTGGGGCAGTTGGAACTGGCCGTCGCCGCACTGCGTGGCGCCCTGTCGATGCACGAGGATTATGCCGACGTCCACTACACGCTGGCAAAAACACTCGACCGGCTCGGCGATGATCTGCAAGCCCTCCAGCACTGGCAGCGGATCGTGCAGCTCGCCCCGGACAGCCCCTGGGCAGCAGAAGCGAGGGAGCGGTTGGGGATTTAA
- a CDS encoding ATP-binding cassette domain-containing protein: protein MLHVESLTKSFPLDDGVLTAVDDVSFRISPGEVFGLLGPNGAGKTTTMRMILGLLEPDSGYAEVDGVRTATDPMAVKSRLGFVSASDGVYPWLSVREMLLYFADLYAVDSTLAEQRCESLADMMDIKHLLDRRAGELSTGQRQRVTLVRGLIHDPPVMLLDEPTRGLDVVGVQTIFDYIDILRRGGKAVVVCTHRLDEAERLCDRFGLLHAGKLRYCGTLNELKEQTGQASLVDIFVDLIRN from the coding sequence ATGCTGCATGTCGAATCGCTAACGAAGTCCTTTCCCTTGGACGACGGCGTGTTGACCGCCGTCGATGACGTCTCGTTTCGGATCTCGCCGGGGGAGGTTTTCGGATTGCTGGGCCCCAACGGCGCCGGCAAGACCACCACGATGCGGATGATCCTGGGGTTGTTGGAACCCGATTCCGGGTACGCGGAAGTCGACGGTGTCCGCACCGCGACCGACCCGATGGCTGTGAAAAGTCGGCTCGGTTTTGTCTCGGCCAGCGACGGCGTCTACCCGTGGCTGAGCGTCCGGGAGATGTTGCTGTACTTCGCCGACCTGTATGCCGTGGACTCCACGTTGGCCGAACAACGCTGTGAAAGCTTGGCGGACATGATGGACATCAAACATCTGTTGGATCGACGTGCCGGGGAGCTGAGCACGGGACAGCGTCAACGCGTGACGCTGGTTCGCGGTCTGATTCATGATCCCCCCGTGATGTTGTTGGACGAACCGACCCGCGGGCTGGACGTGGTCGGTGTACAAACCATTTTTGATTACATCGACATTCTGCGTCGCGGTGGAAAAGCCGTCGTCGTGTGCACCCATCGCTTGGACGAAGCGGAACGCTTGTGCGATCGATTCGGATTGCTGCACGCCGGCAAGCTCCGATACTGCGGCACACTCAACGAGTTGAAGGAACAAACCGGCCAGGCATCGTTGGTAGACATCTTCGTGGACTTGATCAGGAATTAG
- a CDS encoding ABC transporter permease subunit/CPBP intramembrane protease, which translates to MSNESHSGSTAVAPQRPRKRSHQGGNRLVRLCQKELRETMRDRRTIITLVLMPLMVYPLLSMAFNRFLVSATAGTSEETPYTIGVETDDEGSLLLAWLEDPMSQPPDAILKASKGKLATFRVVNTTSVGLTPDQALKEKKIDLAAEIELDDPPRLRLTAYSGDVAGQGAQRVLTERLHWLRLARAETILQSQSNDYTPPAEVSVAKVGAPEKPSMLGTIVPLVLVLMTITGAVYPAIDLTAGERERGTMESLMASPVPRSYILFSKYVAVVVVALLTAMANLLAMFTTLWAGRLLPLLTGGEDAFPWVAVLQILGLLVLFSGFFAAVLLSLTSFARSFKEAQAYLIPVMLLSLTPGMLSLMPGVTLQGPLAIAPLINIVLLAREVLQGTAHAAPAVITVLSTIGYAAAAIAIASKLFGSDAVSRTSGQSFGAMLKRPTRVSPTPSPQTAAMTLALLVPIYYLVSNVLIRIVPELSINWVLTLNAVALVFTFGLLPLASVVLARCRFSTSYQLSPPSPLALVGALLIGLGAWGIAHESFVVAKHLGIGGLDVDRIEKTKQTVEALKVAPAWLLVGCLALAPAVIEELCFRGFLFTALRRVLSPARVIMTTAVIFGLFHVVTGNMLLIERFVPTTLLGLILGWIAYRTQSVWPGVLMHFTHNALLNLAAKYQDRIDFLGAGFENQMHLPASWLIVLTTTTVIGIAIVWFSTRKPAATNPNLATTPA; encoded by the coding sequence GTGTCGAACGAATCTCACAGCGGAAGTACCGCAGTTGCACCCCAGCGGCCACGCAAGCGGAGCCATCAAGGCGGCAATCGGCTGGTGCGGTTGTGTCAAAAAGAGCTGCGTGAAACCATGCGTGATCGGCGGACGATCATCACGCTGGTGTTGATGCCGTTGATGGTGTACCCGTTGCTCAGCATGGCGTTCAACCGCTTTTTGGTCTCGGCGACGGCGGGAACGTCCGAAGAGACGCCGTACACGATCGGCGTCGAAACGGACGATGAAGGTTCGCTGTTGCTCGCTTGGTTGGAAGACCCGATGAGCCAACCGCCCGATGCGATCCTGAAGGCCAGCAAGGGGAAATTGGCGACGTTTCGTGTGGTCAACACCACGTCGGTCGGACTGACGCCCGATCAGGCGTTGAAAGAGAAAAAGATTGATCTGGCCGCCGAAATCGAATTGGACGATCCGCCACGGTTGCGTCTGACGGCCTACAGCGGCGATGTCGCCGGCCAGGGGGCCCAGCGCGTGTTGACCGAACGGTTGCATTGGTTGCGATTGGCGCGGGCCGAGACGATCCTGCAGTCACAATCGAATGATTACACGCCGCCGGCGGAGGTCTCCGTTGCGAAGGTCGGCGCGCCGGAAAAACCGTCCATGCTGGGCACGATCGTCCCGCTGGTGCTGGTGTTGATGACGATCACCGGCGCCGTTTATCCGGCGATCGATTTGACCGCCGGCGAACGCGAGCGGGGGACGATGGAGTCGTTGATGGCGTCGCCGGTGCCGCGTTCTTACATACTGTTTTCCAAGTACGTCGCGGTCGTGGTCGTCGCGTTATTGACCGCGATGGCAAATCTGTTGGCCATGTTCACGACGTTGTGGGCCGGACGTTTGTTGCCGCTGCTGACCGGTGGCGAAGACGCGTTTCCTTGGGTGGCCGTGCTTCAAATCCTGGGCTTGTTGGTGCTCTTTAGCGGTTTTTTTGCGGCCGTGTTGCTGTCGTTGACCAGCTTCGCACGTTCGTTCAAAGAAGCCCAGGCTTACCTGATCCCCGTCATGCTGTTGTCGTTGACGCCGGGCATGTTGTCGCTGATGCCGGGTGTGACCTTGCAAGGCCCGTTGGCGATCGCGCCGTTGATCAACATCGTGCTACTGGCACGCGAGGTGTTGCAGGGCACGGCACATGCGGCGCCGGCCGTGATCACCGTGCTCAGCACGATCGGTTACGCTGCAGCGGCCATCGCGATTGCGTCAAAGTTGTTCGGCAGCGATGCGGTCAGCCGGACCAGCGGCCAATCGTTCGGCGCCATGCTGAAACGCCCGACACGTGTTTCGCCGACGCCTTCGCCCCAGACCGCCGCGATGACGTTGGCGTTGCTGGTGCCGATCTACTATCTGGTCAGCAACGTCTTGATTCGAATCGTTCCGGAGTTGTCGATCAATTGGGTGCTGACGCTCAACGCCGTCGCGCTGGTGTTCACGTTCGGGTTGCTGCCCTTGGCGTCGGTGGTGCTGGCGCGTTGTCGGTTCTCCACCAGCTATCAACTTTCACCGCCCTCGCCGCTGGCGTTGGTCGGCGCGCTGCTGATCGGTCTGGGCGCTTGGGGGATCGCTCACGAGTCGTTTGTCGTGGCAAAGCACTTGGGGATCGGCGGATTGGATGTCGACCGGATCGAAAAAACCAAGCAGACGGTCGAAGCGCTCAAGGTCGCTCCGGCGTGGTTGCTGGTGGGGTGTTTGGCGCTCGCGCCGGCGGTGATCGAAGAATTGTGTTTTCGGGGATTCCTGTTCACGGCACTTCGCCGTGTCCTGTCGCCGGCACGCGTGATCATGACGACGGCGGTCATCTTCGGCTTGTTCCACGTGGTCACCGGCAACATGTTACTGATCGAACGCTTCGTGCCGACGACCCTGTTGGGGCTGATTCTCGGTTGGATCGCCTACCGCACCCAGAGTGTCTGGCCGGGCGTGCTGATGCATTTCACCCACAACGCGCTGCTGAATCTGGCCGCAAAATACCAGGACCGGATCGATTTCCTGGGGGCCGGCTTCGAAAACCAGATGCACCTGCCGGCATCCTGGTTGATCGTGCTGACGACCACCACGGTCATCGGAATCGCCATCGTTTGGTTTTCGACCCGCAAACCCGCCGCGACGAATCCGAATCTGGCGACGACTCCCGCGTGA